Sequence from the Erythrolamprus reginae isolate rEryReg1 chromosome Z, rEryReg1.hap1, whole genome shotgun sequence genome:
ctccctgaacctttgtgcaagccaaaaatcagctggctggcacacacatggacgttggaactgagctagagcaagtgccacaggtttgccatcactgccccataccatttcagacaaatggttgtccaatctcttccgaaaaacctccagtgagggagcacccacaacttcttgtggcaagccgttccactggctaattgtaaTTTCTGTTTAGTTCTagcttgcttctctctttgaatgagtttccatccgttgcttcttgtcctgccttctggtgctcttGGAGAATAGGTTCTCTGTGTCAgaccctcagatattggaagacttctatcatgtcatcgcctagtccttttcattaaaccagccatgcccatttcatgcaaccgttcttcatatgttttggcctccagtctCCAAATCATCTTTGTCGGTCTtctcttattctcttttattccgaTCCCTTTCTCTCCAAAATCTCCAGGGTACCAAGGTTAGTTTACAAGATGGAAGTGTAGAACTCTGATGACATTGTTGTAGGctaacattttttttaccctTTTCTCGTGGACCTCTCCGCACTTTATCCTTCGGAGGAGAATCCCCCCACCCCACAAAGGGGTCTTCCTTCCCCACTTAACACCGGCACTGGATTTGGATTGTGAGCAAGTCAGCAAGTCTAAACAAAGAGTAGTCTTCCTCGCGAGGTGACGGTCCAATGTCAGGAGTTGTGTGAATGCTCTGCCGGGGGTCGCAAAAGCTACAAGCAATGAAAAGCCTGCTGGGGGAACAGGAAGCAAATCCCAGTGTCTGAGTCAATTCTGGTGTGTCTGTGGGTGGGGGTCCACGTGCCTTTTGGGCTCCAACCTTGATCTTCTACTTTTCCTATCAAATTTAAGGTCCAGCAATCTCCCCGTCTTTTCTTCTCAGGAGACAGAGTTTTGCCTACAGAAAGTGTATCCAGCCAGTTTCACAGCAATCTTGGATGGGGCTGGGGAACTCGTCTTCCTCAGCGACGCAAAGAGGAGGCCGCAGAGAGTAGTTGCGCCCCTGGTTGTTGTCCCAGAATTCCTTCCCCCCCCACCAGGTAGCAGAGGGCAAACTCGAGCACCACTCCGGCGGAGAGCGGGACTGGCAGGGGCAGCCGGAAGGCAAAGCGGTCGGCGTGGTCCCGGTCCCGACCTGCGGGGGCAGCGTACGTGGCGCGAGCTTCGTGCTCGGTGGCCCAAAAGTTCCAGCTGTATCGCACGGAGACCCTTTTCTCATAGGCCAGATTGAGTACACGGATGGtgccagaaacacaggatcccTCGGCCCGGACGCCTTCCAGCAGCACACACTGGGCCAAAAGACGGGGCAGGAAATCGGGCATGCTCAGAGGGTCCAGGAACATCGGCTCCAGCAGCCGGGTCTGCAGGTTCAAAGATTCCTGAGGAGGTAAAGGATGGGAGAGCAAGGATTAATCAAttccttttaatgaccccataatagAAACagggaaacatagaagtctgacggcagaaaaagacctcatggtccatctaatctgcccttatactatttcctgtattttatcttaggatggatatatgtttatcccaggcatgtttaaattcagttactgtggatttaccaaccacgtctgctggaaatttgttccaaggatctactactctttcagtaaaataatattttctcatgttgcttttgatctttcccccaactaacttcagattgtgtccccttgttcttgtgttcactttcctattaaaaacatttccctcctgaaccttatttaaccctttaatatatttaaatgtttcgatcatgtccccccttttccttctgtcctccagactatacagattgagttcattaagtctttcctgatacgttttatgcttaagaccttccaccattcttgtagcccgtctttggacccgttcaattttgtcaatatctttttctaggtgaggtctccagaactgaacacagtattccaaatgtggtctcaccagcgctctatatagcgggatcacaatctccctcttcctgcttgttatacctctagctatacagccaagcatcctacttgctttccctaccacctgactgcactgttcacccattttgagactgtcagaaatcacgacccctaaatccttttcttctgaagtttttgctaacacagaactgccaatacaatactcagattgtggattccttttccccaaagtattgcattggcagttctgtgttagcaaaaacttcagaagagaaggatttaggggtcgtgatttctgacagtctcaaaatgggtgagcactgTGGTCGGGCGGTTTATTTTGCATTCTAGagccttcagagaagcttcctgaagctccagagtgcaaaaaacagcccaacaagaACACCAGAAGTATgtttttctaaacttccggtttgcccattgggtgatttttgtgcactccggagggtgaaacagccttctcCAAAGCTGAAAATCACTGGCTAGGGCATGCATGAGCACTAGCACTGATGTAGGGCAATGactcatgtgccctccgataggtttgccatcacgggcccAGACCAATCAACAACACTTCTTACTTCCCTTCTTTAGACTTTGAAGGCACAGGAACATGTGCAGGGCGTTAGGAGCCTTAAGTAATTGGTCCCTATCATCTGCGGAGctcaataatatttaaataaataaatgaataaataacaagtctacagaaaggggcggcatacaaatctaataaataaataaataaaaccagcagGAAAAAATGTGGAATTGCCACCCGCAGACTTTCGGCAGCCGAAAACTATGGCGACCAGCTGACAAGGGTTTTTTGTTCTTGTCACTTGAATCTCTAAAGCCTtgaatgttttgggtttttttgcaaagtaCCTTATTATTCCTAGAaatggttttttcttcttctcggtTTAGAATTTTGCACTGATTCAAGGCCAGTGTTTTAACGCGctgacattttctttcttttttttaaattagaagtaATAGAAACTGTCTGCCTTGAATAAAGCTCCCAATATAGTCATAACTTCTGGGCTATGCATTATTCAGCTGGTTTTAAATTGGCTAGCCCTGTTGCCATGACGTTGTTGTTTTCTTGCTAATGGATTTAAAGGTAAATCCTCAGGCACCGTACAGATATCTGGAAAACAGGGGatgagattctattctattctgttctgctctattccgttccattccatcctttctctcctctcctctcttctattcatattctattccattctttcccTACTACCCTCCTCTACTCTAATGAAgtagtctattctattcagaaaCTGTATCTTGCTTAAAACTGGCTTACGACAGCACCCCCTTGTGGCCACTGGAGGCAGCACTATTTCGGTTGCAAGGAAGACAATGTTGACCTTTAGGGACCTGTTCCTgttgccaccaccaccaccacccccgccgCCCTCAACAAAACGAACATCCCGTTCTTCTCCTTTGCTGGGGAAAAGAAATCGCGTGGTTCTAACTTTTATGGAAGGCTCACCCAAACCCCCACCCCGAGGTACTTCCAGGCAGGATCAACCCCCTTTACCTTCAATGGTGGGGCAGAATGGCAGACACGGCGCAAAGTGGCTGAGCGAGTCGCGCCATCAGctggttgtggaccctctctggcACCTGAGGGAGATCGTTGGGCCAAAACTGCCGCACGCTGATCAGCTCCAGGCCCAAGGAGTCGGCGAAGCGCACCCTCTTGCGAGTCCTGGGGGCTACGGCTGCGGGATGCTCCTCGTATCCTACCCTGAGCTGGGGCTGAGCGAGTCCGGCGCCTTCCCCTCCTTTTAGGTCCCGGAAGAGATGGCGACGTCTCTGGGGCCTGCCTCGCGGCCTGCCCTCGGACTCGGATTCAGAGCCTTCGGTTCCCGAATCCTCTGCGATGCTCGGACGGGCTGTGCGATAATAGGGCCCTCTCGTACAAGCCAGCAATGTAGCTTAAGTTGCGGGGAATGTTGCTGGGGGTCAAAGGGGAAGGCTGAGCGCGGGCCCATAGGAGCAAAGTGGCCGACCTCTCTTCCGTACGGACCAGCTCACTTACCCTGGCCAATCGATTATGATATTTTAATCGAGGTTACCTTTAGGGAACACAGCCCTTGGTCAAGCCTTCCCCGAGATTTGTCCTTGCTGTCACGGTGCCCCAGGGTTGTCCCCCGTCCTATATTTCTTTGGGTGTGGGTGGGAAGACTTGCCTCTTGATCATTCTCTTGCTCGTCTTCCGATCTTCAGAGCACTGAGATCTACTTGGATCCTGCGACTTCCTCGGACCGCGGATTCCGAAGTCTTGTTGCTGCTCAGCAATCGTTCTGTTCTTCACAGGAATTTTTGCAGGGGTGGGTGGCAGGAATAAATGCCCGGTTGTCTGCCATCAGTGATCTCTGTTTCCCCCATGAGTCTTCTGCCTGGTTCCATTCTAGCAGGAGAGAAGGGGAGTTGTCTGCCCAAGATCCGTTACTTGTAACGTTAGGTCTGCTCCTTCAGTCACAATGTCGTATGTCTGCCTCATCTCTGCTTTTGGTCCTATCGCACCAGCCGTCTAAGCTGCCCTCTGTCTTTCTTGCTTATCTACGTCTCCTGAACTTGCTGACATCTTAGGCAGATGCTAAGTGTGCAAACACCCTCTCCCTTAGGCTATTGACCCAATTGGGGTGGGGGATTTTCACCTCTTGCCAAGGGGCTCCATCATTGCTTTCTGCCTTCCAGCTGTCACTCACTCCGTCCGATTGCCTCTCCCTCTGGTTCAATCCTTCTCTAACTCCACCGAAGCCCGCCTTGTCCATGCAACAGCGTCTTTTCCTTGTGAGCTCACAAGCTTATGAGTTTTATTTTTGGGCGGGTGGGGGGGGCAGTTCTGTCCAGCCAAAGTTGACTTCAAAATGACTCTCGCCGCCAGTCTTGGAAAGCTTGGGCTTCCACTTTCTGCCCGGATCGATGTTTGAGCAAGGAATCTTTGCAGAAAATCCCCGAATCGCACCCAAAATGAGAGTTCTGGAAGAGCGGCGAAGGAAAGAGTCTCTAGGTTGAGACTccgaaaggttttttttttacttctggaaAGGGAGGTCCAGGTGCCAAGGACAAAGTGTCTCTTTTAAAAAGAGATCTCCGTGCCAAGAAATGTTTCCACTGAGATGAATAATTCAGGTGATCGAAGGGAGTTAATGCACTGACACAAGACACCGAAAGGAGAAAGCCTCACACTCACCGAGGAAAGAGAGTGGATCAGAATGGGGGGTCATTGACATGGATCAGTTTGTAAACAGGGAGGTCAGAAATGGGATCCAGCCATGGGCGGACTTCCAGGACTGCCCTGAAGGAGTAAAGCAGAGACATTTTCCAGGTCCCGTCCCCCCCCCTGGCAAGGACATCTTATAACTTCGGATATCAAAAAAGGAGGGGTGGTGTTGGTTGGTGGGATCATTAACTAGAAATCCTGTTTATATCTGAATCACTGAGGTTTATTCGTCCGGTCATGAATAATGAATCTCCATCTTGATCGGTCAAAATTCCCTTGAGCTCTTCGTCATGCAGTATAGAAAGGGTTGAgctatgcaatttttaaaaatggagggaGGGTCTTTTCTCGTTCTGATGCAAATTGACCAACTTCTTCCAGACCACCGAGTCTGGGTGGTCAAGCCAGGAGGAGAAACTTTAAGGCAACTTCTGAAGATACCCGAACCCAGCTATTTCACTGGTCTGTCTGTCCGGAGAGATGGACCAAGTTCCTTGGCTGTTCTGCAATCTATGATAGTAGCAgctttaagataggtggacttcagctcccagaattccccatgctggctgaggaaagcAGCTTTacaatgggtggacttcaattcccagaatcctccatgctggctgaggaaccagctttaagatggatggacttttattcccagaattccccatgctgGCCGAGGAAGCAGCTTTAGGATGGGTAAACTTCAATTCCAGAATTCCTCATGTTGGCTgatgttggaagaaaaaaacTGGTGCAGTCCCAAGCTGGAAGAAAGatgctggaaataaaatggagtcCGGTTGCAAAGGAAGAGGTTCTCTTGTTTATTTGGTATGCCAGTAACTTTAGTGATAGCAGCAGGTTTCCAGGATGGTTGATGAAATGGGGTTGGGAATAGGTAGGCTTTAATACATTCTTTGGGGCTTTGTGGATTGAGATGCCTGTCACAGTGTgtgtaatttaatattttaatttatttatttattttatttattatttggatttgtatgccgccccttctccgaagactcggggcggctcacaacaagtgaaaaacaatccaatacaatccaattaattaaaatattataaatttaagaaaatcccctatactaacatacacacatacaggcataccatatataacttcaacgtgcccagggggagatgtttagtttccccatgcctggttgTTGCCAGATTCCTATGGGGCCATTGTTCGCTCTTCAGACAAAAAGGGGAAGTGTAAATTCTCGGTATTTGTCTGAGCTAATCTTGTCAGCTTTGGCTTGCCTAATTGTGTTGCTTATCTGGGGTctctttgcttatgaatagattgGCCCAGTCTCTCTGAATGGATAAGAAATCTCCATTCCTAAAGACAGCCTCTTCAAGCTTCTGATTGAGGCTGATTTCCTGCGGATGGAAGTCTGGTACTGCTTTCTGCCTTTAATAAcacatttctccatttctcctttggaaataaaatattctgcctcttttattattacccaaaatatttcattctccagGGGAGGGGGGATGAAACATTTTGGGCAATATTAAAGGAGGCAAAATAAGGGGAAATGGAGAAATGTGTTATTAAAAGCAGAAAGCAGTACCAGACTTCCATCTGTAGGAAAACAGCCTTGGTGCAGTGGGTatcgctagctgatgaggccaaaataaggccaaatagatctattctagtctcccttaattttcaattcagaaaaaaaaaaacatgtgacacatatagatagaattgtcggctatcaataaaattaactgccttggaaatggccctgggttggcgGGCTGAGagacaaataaggagctgtgatgttccttcaatacaccagggtgattcgacacaaaaatatgtaacccttccctagtgcagagttgaagggattggatactgtagcctagaggataatcctctgccttacaaggcaaaggttgcaggttcaagtcccagtgggtatggctagctgatgaggccaaaataa
This genomic interval carries:
- the PPP1R3E gene encoding LOW QUALITY PROTEIN: protein phosphatase 1 regulatory subunit 3E (The sequence of the model RefSeq protein was modified relative to this genomic sequence to represent the inferred CDS: inserted 1 base in 1 codon; deleted 4 bases in 4 codons) — protein: MRQTYDIVTEGADLTLQNRTIAEQQQDFGIRGPRKSQDPSRSQCSEDRKTSKRMIKRVSELVRTEERSATLLLWARAQPSPLTPSNIPRNLSYIAGLYERAYYRTARPSIAEDSGTEGSESESEGRPRGRPQRRRHLFXGPKRRGRRRTRSAPAQGRIRGASRSRSPRTRKRVRFADSLGLELISVRQFWPNDLPQVPERVHNQLMRDSLSHFAPCLPFCPPPQESLNLQTRLLEPMFLDPLSMPDFLPRLLAQCVLLEGVRAEGSCVSGTIRVLNLAYEKRVSVRYSWNFWATEHEARATYAAPAGRDRDHADRFAFRLPLPVPLSAGVVLEFALCYLVGGKEFWDNNQGRNYSLRPPLCVAEEDEFPSPIQDCCETGWIHFL